TTACAGACTATAATTTGTAATGAAGTAATAAGCTGCCCAACCGAAAAAGGCAATCAACAATATCCATAACCAATTGGGGACACTTTGTGGTGTTTCACTGCCATCAATAATAAATTTTTTTGAATCTCCTTTGTCGTAAGCGTTAATCATTAACGGAATTATTCCATCGACAATAGCATTTTCTAAAATACCTTCAATAGCAATTGCAGGCCCATTGCGAACAATAAATTTTATCTTTCGAATGCCTTCCCTACCGGTTGGGGATTTGCTAACTAATTTCAAAGTATGCTCTCCATCAGTCAATTTTCTAGTGTCCAACTCGAACTGCACAGGAGCCATAAACTCCGCAATTGGCTGCGAATCATCATCAACAAATACTACTATTTTACTCTTATCTTCTTTCATATTATTAAAAATTTAAGATTGATTTTTTAATATGGTTGGCCTCTTTTTCTCCGGGCTTGATTAAATATTTTATGGTATAAATAAATGTAAGTACTGTGATTAGTGTAATGACAGCTATTATTACCCAATCCCAAACGTTTTGAGGGCCTGCTCCATGTGTTAATCCTTGCATTATTTTAGGTTGTTGTTTTTCGCAAACAGGGCAAGCGAAGGCACTTATATGTACAAGTATCAATAGTGTACTTGCGAGTAAGTATTTTATTTCATTTTTCATTTTTCCAGTAGTTGTTTGCTTGATCAATAATTTGAACTTTAATAGCAATTACATTTGCTGATGCAGAGAGTTGACCTGTATCATTTGCATAATCGCTGCTCAACTTTTTTCTTGCTTGAGTATCTGTCTGAATAGCGGCAATGCTTTTTTCCAGCAATTTTTTCCAGCTAATTCTCTTGCTTCTCGTGGTGTTTGGATGATAAGATTGTCGAACCAAATTTCTTTTGCTTCCATAATTTATTTTTTCGAGGTCAGTTTAATAAAGTCCATCATTTTTTTTATTTCTTCGGGTGTAACAGTCTTGGCATTATTCCCCCAATTAGTTTTTTCGTGATTAATGATGGCAGTAATTTCTTCGGGAGTTAAGTTATTATCTGTTCCTACGGCATTCATTACGGCATATTCTGGCCTTGCGTCATAACCACGCATTATTATACTTACAAAAAGTTCCAGATCTTCACTTAAAACTATCGGACTTCCTTTCAATGGAGGGAAGGCCCCTTTTAATCCTTCACCATTGGCTTGATGACATGCCCCGCAATTTTGTGTATAGAGCAATTTGCCATCCGGAAGTACAGCTTTGTTTGCAGAGTTAATTGTTGGCTTTTCTTCTTTCTTGTACAAAAATTCCATCGGAGTTTTCCCATCAGGTAATGAGGGTTGTTTCAAACTTTGTAAATATGCTACAAGATTTAGAGCTTCTTGCGTAGCGACAATTTTTCCTTTGATATCTTTTCTGAATTTATCAGGAACAACAACCTCAACATCGCCTTCTTTTAGTCCAGTGTTTACTTCAAATAGCCAAGGGTAGGCAGGCATTATCGATTTTTCTGTCACTGATCTTGGTTGATACAGATGCAATAAGTTCCAGGCCAAACTAGGTTGTCGTGTGCCTATGTTAGTTAGGTCAGGACCGGTTCTTTCTGTCCCCATCAATGTGGCGGTGTTTCGCCAGAAGTCGGTTCGTGTAATACCAGCATAATCAGCAGCTATGCCAGGTCTGCTACCCCATATTTTGTCCATAGCCACATTACGTACTTGTTGGGTATGACAGGCTACACAACCATTGGCGATAAAACTCTTTTTGCCCAAGAAAACTTCTGGGCTCAATGGTTCATAATTTGGAAGCGGAGCATTATTTTCCTGATTATTAATAGCTGGCATTATTGCAACTATTAGTGTTAAACCAATAAACAAGCTCAATGCAGTTCTGAATAGTGTTTTATGATTATTAAAGAATTCCATTTTATATTATCGTTAATTTGTAATGGTTTGTTTGTCTACTTCTTGTTTTGCTCTCAAAATATCTATCGGTGATTTTGGTATTTCAATTTCATCTTTCTTTCGAACCATAACATAAAAATTATAGGCAAACAAAACATGAGAAAACCACATTAATGAACCGCCAATGGCACGCCAAAGCCAGTACGGAGCCATTAACTCTACACTTTCGATAAATGATTTTGTACCTTCCATCCACATCAAACCTCTAAGGGTAGAACCGTACATTAACGGGAAAGTGTAGAATAATAAGCCAATTAAAGCCAACCAAAAATGTGCTCCCACTGTAATTTGTGGTGGCTCTTTGCCTGTAATCCTTGGCACTACAGTATAAATGAAACCCCAAAGCATAAAGCAGATAATACCATACATGGTTAAATGCGAATGAGCAACAGTAAAATCAGTAAAGTGCCAAACCAAATTGGTAAAGCGGAATGCTTCTGCTGTTCCTTGCAGTGAGCCTGTGAAATAGAATAAAATTCCAATCAAATAAAAAGGAAGTGTATAACTACCCGAAAGTTTATTCCACGACCCCTTAAAAGTCAGCAAGAAATTGGTAGTTCCAGCAACAACAGGGATAATCATTCCTGCACTTCCTATAATGGCAACGGTTTGTAGCCACCAGGGAATAGCACTAAAAATAAAGTGATGTGTGCCAATTAAAGTATAGAATAGAATTTGAGCCCAAAAAGCTAGTATCCCTAAACTATAAGAGTATATAGGTTTATTGAGTTGCTGAGGTAAAAAGTAATACATCAAACCAAGGTTAAAAAGCATAAACCACATTCCCACGCCCTGATGCATATAATATCCTTGAATAATCGTTTCGCCTAAGCCATTTTGCCAGCTCGGCCAATATGCGATAATTGCAATAACCAAGAGAAACATCATTGCCGAAATAATGTACCAGTTGGAAACATAAATTTCTTTGGTTGTTCTTTTAGCAATTGTTTTAAAGAAGTTTTGTAAGGAAATAATAATACCTATGCCAAATAATGCCATTACAGGCCAGATGTATTCTCTGTATTCGCCTCCGCCATTATTAATGCCAGCCATTAAAAATATACTTCCTAAGATCACTGAGACATTAATGAGCACAAGAGAACGGTAACCAGTTTTAATGCTTGCGATAGGGACGTTGCTTACTCGTGGAATAACATAATAAGCCAAGCCCATCATTGCCAAAGAAGCCCAACCCCAGAAAACCGCATTTGTATGAACCGGTCGAAGTCTTCCAAAACTCAACCAACTATATTGATCAACATCAGGTGCTACGAATTTTATTCCGAGATATTCCCCAACAGTAGTTCCGAATAGCAGCCAGAATGTAGCACAACCCAAGTACCATAAAATTAATTTAGATAAATCAGGTTCTATATAAGGTCTTGGCTGACTTTTCTTCTTTTGCTCAACAAATCTTAGCGTTTCTACTTCGCTAATGTTATCAATCAAACCTTTGCAGTCAATAGGTTCTTTATCTCCCGATAATTCAAGATTTGAAAGCGAAAATTCATGTTCTCGTTTTCGTTGTTCCAGTTTTTCAATTTCATCGGGACTTAATCCTTTTAAGTACTCATTAAATTTTTCAAGTTCTTTTTTCTTGAGATATTTTTTTAGAACTGCCTTAGCTTTTATCATTACAAGGATTGAAGCTGCAATTATTGGAATTGCAATAAGTAGCATGGTAATGATTATGCCGGATTCGCTAAATATGTTCTTTGTTTCCATTGCCTATTTTATATTGGACAATATTATCCATTATTATTTCAAATTTTTTTACCTTTTTAAAAACGTCAATCCCTTTTCATAATCGATAGCTAAAGAATCAACCGTGGTAGTTTCAAGCATTTTTTTGAGTTCATCTCGTACAACTTTAAATCGATAGTGAACCGGGCAAGGCTTATGCTCATTGCATTGCTTCAATCCAAGTCCGCATCCTTTATAAATATCATCTCCATCAATAGCAGAGACTATTGTGCTTAACTTTACTTTATTAAATGCTTGTTTATTCATTGAGAAACCTCCCCAAGGTCCTTTGTCAGAATTAATGATGTTGTTTCGTATAAGCTGCTGAAGTATTTTTGAAGTATAAGCCGCTGGAGATTCAATGGCTAGGGCAACTTCTTTCAAACTTACTTTTCTACCCAACTTCGATTGCTCAGCAATGAAGATGGAAGCTCTGATTCCGTATTCACAAGCTTTTGAAAACATTTGTTACTTTATTTACGGAGTAAAGATAACTATTAATTTTTTATTAGTGGTTATTTTTGTCCACTATTATATTTAGATTACTCCGATTAGCCACTTATAAGCGTGTTTTATGCTGAATTGGTGTCGAGTTACAATGAAATGTCGACCGAGTTGGGAAAACACTCAGGTGATGGCAATTAGCCCACCTCCGACAAAATTCTTTGAATCCGCTTTTTAATGCTTCATTATGATTCATATAACGAGGCTTCATTTTTCACCAACATTTACAAAGCCGGAAAGAAATATTGGCTAATCAAGGCTAATGCAGTTGATTAAATAATAAAAAGAAAGATTTGATTTTTTGATGAGGGTTACGCAACGGTCACCGGTGTTATCAGAATCACTCTCTTTTTTTAGACTCTTCAACCGAGATCATCTTCTTTAAATAATTCCAATTTGTTGTATCGCCTTCATCCGATAAGTTGCTGACCCAAACTAGGTTGTAATTGATTATTTTTAATGTATCAGATTGGTCCAGGCTATCTTTATTTAAATATTCATAGTAATATTTGCGGTTCGCTTCAAAATTCACTTCGAAATAATTATTTGATCGACACATTACTTTGTATTCAACTTGATCAAGTCCAATCGAATTAATAATAAATGTGTCTATCAATAGGGGAGGAAGTACAAAATTTCCATCTATATCTGATCGGCCTATTGATAGATTTCCATTTGAGGAATAATATATTTCAGCTCCCGATATTGGTTCATGACAATATGTAAGTTTTATTTGATTTAAATTATTTTTAAATTCTTCGTTTATTGAATATAATGCTTTACTATTTCTTGTACTTGAATTAAATTTCATGAAAATATATTTTCCTTTTTTTGTCCAATAATCTTCAAGGAAAAGTAACGGATTGAACTCACTATGATATTCAATTGAAAATAGAATGTCTTTTGATAAAGGTAGATTTTGTGTGCCTAAACCGGGAACTCCTCGTTGATAACTACCAACTATCTCTGTGTCGCCAGCTACTTGACACAAAGCCCAATAGCTAAATAGTATCAAGATGAAAATTGTCAAAAGTGTTTTGTGGTTGATTTGCAATGGGTCTTTAGTGTTTCTGATAACGTTTTCGGGCTTTGCGTTGGTGGGCTTTTGAAACAGTAAACAGTCTGCCAGCACCAAAGTTTATTAATTGCTCAAATGTTTCTATTCGCACTGTCCGCCCACTAACGCAACCCGTGTTAGGCAACGTTTTTTTTCGAAAACTCACCACTCAATTATTACGTCTCTTCTTCCCAGAATTTCAGGTAATATCCATGAGCCGAAATTCGGAATATATTTATTCTCATAACTCACAGTCCTATTTGAATATCCGTTGCATTGTAAAACTAAATATTCTTCTTGTGCTAAAACAGATTCGTTCGCAAGTTTGGATCTCTGATCTGCTTCGATGTGTGCGTAATGTCTTTCTAATAGTTTTCCCGCACAAACCCCCCGAAAAAAAGTCGTGAATGTATGCCTGAAAAGGTTGAATAGAGATGTTTTCCTTTTACTTGTATTGAGTTTAATGCATCAAGTGCGGTTTGTTGATTCGTTGTTAGTTTCGGTAATGTATCTGTGATTTGAATAGAATTGTAGGATACAAAATTGCTTGAATCTTGTTGTTGTTCTCCTTTTTCGTTACTCATTGTACATGACAAATAAACAAGTGGTAAATAAAATGTCATTAGCAATTGCAACTTTGATACTGGCACTCTTTCCGTTTGCATAGAGATAATTTTATTTCAAGTATTGCGATAACCAATTAAGTGTATCAATAGGGTCTGCTATTGACCAAGAATGAGGGTGTCTTCTACCATCTGCTCTGAAGCCTTTGTTTGATGTCACCTGACGCAACCCGTGTTATAGGTTGTTTTATTCTGTCATTTATTTGTCTAGTTTATAAACAAATTCTTCTATTTCGGCTTGACGGGCATTGGCAAAACCTTTCTCTGTCCCGATTTTTACAAAACCACATTGTTCTAAAACTTTTTGCGAGCCAAAATTGTCAAATGCAGCGTGTCCGAAAATGGGCCGTTTCGTTTCAATGTCAAGAAACATTTTTAAAGCTTTTGTCGCAATGCCTTGTCCCCAAAATGGTTTGTCTATCCAAAAAGCAACTTCCGTCTTGTCATTTATTTCAAATTTCGTAACAGTTCCAACAACATTGCTGTCCACAACTATTGTCTGCATATTCACTGTTGGATTGTACAGAAGTTTTGTGTATTTTTCAAGGTAGGCTGTTTTGTCTGTCGGGTCTTTTGCCGTGAATGCGGCTAAATAATTTGCTTCTGTGTCAAGTTGATACTCAAAGAAATTGTTTATGTCTGCAACTACTGATGGTCTTAGTTTTATGTCTGTCATTTTACTTTTCGTTTTGGTTTGTGGTCTGTAAAAGCCCTATAACGTTTTGCCTTGCTGCCGGGCACGCCGTTCTCTTGATTCGAAGATAGTACTTTCTTTGCCTGGTAGCAAGCGATGTTATGTGCGTGACTATTTTAGCGATTTGGGATTCTGTCGATTGTCGAAGAGAGTATAAATTCTGATTTCAGATTTGTGAACTGAATAGATTACAGAAATTTGTTTTGCAACGACAGCTTTTCGAAATCCTTTCAACGTTTGTGATTGAGGGTAAATTTCCGGAAACCGAGAAACGATTTCTTCAAATTATTCTAATGCATCTAAAAAATTCTTGACTTCTTTTTCCGACCAATTTTCTAACAAATATTTAATGATCTAGTCGGTCCGTAATTCAACTTGATTAGAGTTGGAAATATCAAGCTTGTTTGCCAATATTACTGGTGTCCCGCAAATATATAAGTTTCCCCTTTTTTCACAAATCCGATTTGTGCAAAAAGGGGAAACTCTTGCATTGATATTTCTGAGTTACTTTTGTCTAAATATAAAGTGCTTGTTTTTAGTGTTGGATGACATGCTTTTGATTTGCTGTTACATTTCCTGATAGAATCGTAACAAAATAAATTCCGTTTTGAAATTTACTTACATCAATTTCTTGTTCTACATTATTTAAAGTCAAAATTTCTTTCCCCATCACAGCAAATATCCTGATTACATCACCAACCTTAATACGTGAACTTTGTACAATGCACTTTGTTGAAGCAGGATTAGGATAGAGTATAAATGAGTTTTCATCAGTTAAGTCAACCAAGCCGACTGGAGTGAAGTTCATCTTTTGAATATACGCATCAGTATTTCCGTTACCATTTATTTTATTTCAGTTTCTATACAATTAATTAAAACATAAATTATATTTTAACACCAAAGATATAGCCCACGAGTGC
This window of the Bacteroidota bacterium genome carries:
- a CDS encoding cytochrome C, whose translation is MKEDKSKIVVFVDDDSQPIAEFMAPVQFELDTRKLTDGEHTLKLVSKSPTGREGIRKIKFIVRNGPAIAIEGILENAIVDGIIPLMINAYDKGDSKKFIIDGSETPQSVPNWLWILLIAFFGWAAYYFITNYSL
- a CDS encoding cytochrome c, coding for MEFFNNHKTLFRTALSLFIGLTLIVAIMPAINNQENNAPLPNYEPLSPEVFLGKKSFIANGCVACHTQQVRNVAMDKIWGSRPGIAADYAGITRTDFWRNTATLMGTERTGPDLTNIGTRQPSLAWNLLHLYQPRSVTEKSIMPAYPWLFEVNTGLKEGDVEVVVPDKFRKDIKGKIVATQEALNLVAYLQSLKQPSLPDGKTPMEFLYKKEEKPTINSANKAVLPDGKLLYTQNCGACHQANGEGLKGAFPPLKGSPIVLSEDLELFVSIIMRGYDARPEYAVMNAVGTDNNLTPEEITAIINHEKTNWGNNAKTVTPEEIKKMMDFIKLTSKK
- a CDS encoding cbb3-type cytochrome c oxidase subunit I, with the translated sequence METKNIFSESGIIITMLLIAIPIIAASILVMIKAKAVLKKYLKKKELEKFNEYLKGLSPDEIEKLEQRKREHEFSLSNLELSGDKEPIDCKGLIDNISEVETLRFVEQKKKSQPRPYIEPDLSKLILWYLGCATFWLLFGTTVGEYLGIKFVAPDVDQYSWLSFGRLRPVHTNAVFWGWASLAMMGLAYYVIPRVSNVPIASIKTGYRSLVLINVSVILGSIFLMAGINNGGGEYREYIWPVMALFGIGIIISLQNFFKTIAKRTTKEIYVSNWYIISAMMFLLVIAIIAYWPSWQNGLGETIIQGYYMHQGVGMWFMLFNLGLMYYFLPQQLNKPIYSYSLGILAFWAQILFYTLIGTHHFIFSAIPWWLQTVAIIGSAGMIIPVVAGTTNFLLTFKGSWNKLSGSYTLPFYLIGILFYFTGSLQGTAEAFRFTNLVWHFTDFTVAHSHLTMYGIICFMLWGFIYTVVPRITGKEPPQITVGAHFWLALIGLLFYTFPLMYGSTLRGLMWMEGTKSFIESVELMAPYWLWRAIGGSLMWFSHVLFAYNFYVMVRKKDEIEIPKSPIDILRAKQEVDKQTITN
- a CDS encoding Rrf2 family transcriptional regulator, with amino-acid sequence MFSKACEYGIRASIFIAEQSKLGRKVSLKEVALAIESPAAYTSKILQQLIRNNIINSDKGPWGGFSMNKQAFNKVKLSTIVSAIDGDDIYKGCGLGLKQCNEHKPCPVHYRFKVVRDELKKMLETTTVDSLAIDYEKGLTFLKR
- a CDS encoding GNAT family N-acetyltransferase, encoding MTDIKLRPSVVADINNFFEYQLDTEANYLAAFTAKDPTDKTAYLEKYTKLLYNPTVNMQTIVVDSNVVGTVTKFEINDKTEVAFWIDKPFWGQGIATKALKMFLDIETKRPIFGHAAFDNFGSQKVLEQCGFVKIGTEKGFANARQAEIEEFVYKLDK
- a CDS encoding T9SS type A sorting domain-containing protein — protein: MNFTPVGLVDLTDENSFILYPNPASTKCIVQSSRIKVGDVIRIFAVMGKEILTLNNVEQEIDVSKFQNGIYFVTILSGNVTANQKHVIQH